A region of Halictus rubicundus isolate RS-2024b chromosome 17, iyHalRubi1_principal, whole genome shotgun sequence DNA encodes the following proteins:
- the Zip99c gene encoding zinc transporter Zip99C isoform X2, with translation MAANMSTESAGFLYEMVAEDLWTPWESTVEYFEYTPWLFSLLGSTMIGLTGIFPLLVIPIDEGADLKTGDSAGTLKILLSFAVGGLLGDVFLHLLPEAWANSAFKTAADAGHPSMVSGLWVLSGFLAFVIVEKLFCFEQDSEAEDETTNDEEPNGEASIETEKEMENNNCIMLVNGNPKNGITKGYTKTDIQKLDQFLEKKNVYSHLSDECKNSHKKNGFVSNGIKPVLMCNEFSNSLGGLSIEEAKNCLQNLTKINGFSSGLAKSCSEKKLVAVDGSGNKKTVKKEKSKHITGYLNLMANIIDNFTHGLAIGGSFLVSLRLGLLTTFAILIHEIPHEVGDFAILLRSGFNRWDAARAQLLTASGGIFGAMSAVLFSGGEVGAKTSWILPFTAGGFLHIGLVTILPELLKEPNPKESMKQLFSLLLGIAVMAFLTVLCD, from the exons ATGGCAGCGAACATGAGCACGGAATCTGCCGGATTCCTCTATGAAATGGTCGCCGAGGATTTATGGACGCCTTGGGAGTCCACGGTCGAATATTTCGAGTACACCCCGTGGCTGTTCTCACTGCTAGGCAGCACCATGATCGGACTGACCGGCATCTTCCCCCTGCTGGTTATTCCGATCGACGAGGGTGCCGACTTGAAAACTGGAG ACAGCGCTGGTACGCTGAAAATACTGTTGAGCTTCGCAGTCGGCGGCCTTCTGGGCGACGTTTTCCTGCATCTGCTGCCGGAAGCATGGGCGAACAGTGCGTTCAAAACAG CCGCGGATGCTGGTCATCCGTCGATGGTTTCCGGACTGTGGGTCCTCAGCGGTTTCCTGGCGTTCGTCATAGTGGAGAAGCTGTTCTGCTTCGAACAGGACTCCGAAGCTGAAGATGAGACCACAAACGACGAGGAGCCTAACGGAGAGGCGAGCATAGAAACGGAGAAAGAGATGGAGAACAACAACTGCATCATGCTGGTCAACGGGAACCCGAAGAATGGGATCACGAAGGGGTACACCAAGACGGACATCCAGAAACTCGAT CAGTTTTTGGAGAAAAAGAACGTCTACTCCCACCTGTCCGACGAGTGCAAGAATTCCCACAAGAAAAACGGTTTCGTCAGCAACGGTATCAAACCGGTGCTGATGTGCAACGAGTTCTCCAATTCTCTGGGAGGACTCTCGATAGAAGAggctaaaaattgtctgcagaaCCTGACGAAGATCAACGGCTTCTCTTCCGGACTGGCGAAGAGCTGCTCCGAGAAGAAGTTGGTCGCGGTCGATGGTTCCGGCAATAAAAAGACTGTCAAGAAGGAGAAATCGAAACACATAACCGGCTATCTGAACCTGATGGCCAACATAATCGACAACTTCACTCACGGCCTCGCGATTGGCGGTTCTTTCCTCGTGTCCCTGCGTTTGGGATTGCTCACCACTTTCGCTATACTCATCCACGAGATACCCCACGAGGTCGGGGATTTTGCTATTCTGCTGCGTAGCGGATTCAACCGATGGGATGCTGCGCGGGCGCAGCTTCTCACTGCTTCCGGTGGCATTTTCGGTGCCATGTCTGCGGTACTATTTTCTGGCGGTGAAGTAG GAGCGAAGACAAGTTGGATATTGCCGTTCACGGCGGGTGGTTTTCTGCACATTGGCTTGGTAACCATCCTGCCCGAGTTACTTAAAGAGCCTAATCCCAAGGAATCAATGAAACAACTGTTCTCCTTGCTCTTGGGCATCGCCGTGATGGCATTTTTGACGGTTCTTTGCGACTAG
- the Zip99c gene encoding zinc transporter Zip99C isoform X1, giving the protein MAANMSTESAGFLYEMVAEDLWTPWESTVEYFEYTPWLFSLLGSTMIGLTGIFPLLVIPIDEGADLKTGDSAGTLKILLSFAVGGLLGDVFLHLLPEAWANSAFKTAADAGHPSMVSGLWVLSGFLAFVIVEKLFCFEQDSEAEDETTNDEEPNGEASIETEKEMENNNCIMLVNGNPKNGITKGYTKTDIQKLDIQQFLEKKNVYSHLSDECKNSHKKNGFVSNGIKPVLMCNEFSNSLGGLSIEEAKNCLQNLTKINGFSSGLAKSCSEKKLVAVDGSGNKKTVKKEKSKHITGYLNLMANIIDNFTHGLAIGGSFLVSLRLGLLTTFAILIHEIPHEVGDFAILLRSGFNRWDAARAQLLTASGGIFGAMSAVLFSGGEVGAKTSWILPFTAGGFLHIGLVTILPELLKEPNPKESMKQLFSLLLGIAVMAFLTVLCD; this is encoded by the exons ATGGCAGCGAACATGAGCACGGAATCTGCCGGATTCCTCTATGAAATGGTCGCCGAGGATTTATGGACGCCTTGGGAGTCCACGGTCGAATATTTCGAGTACACCCCGTGGCTGTTCTCACTGCTAGGCAGCACCATGATCGGACTGACCGGCATCTTCCCCCTGCTGGTTATTCCGATCGACGAGGGTGCCGACTTGAAAACTGGAG ACAGCGCTGGTACGCTGAAAATACTGTTGAGCTTCGCAGTCGGCGGCCTTCTGGGCGACGTTTTCCTGCATCTGCTGCCGGAAGCATGGGCGAACAGTGCGTTCAAAACAG CCGCGGATGCTGGTCATCCGTCGATGGTTTCCGGACTGTGGGTCCTCAGCGGTTTCCTGGCGTTCGTCATAGTGGAGAAGCTGTTCTGCTTCGAACAGGACTCCGAAGCTGAAGATGAGACCACAAACGACGAGGAGCCTAACGGAGAGGCGAGCATAGAAACGGAGAAAGAGATGGAGAACAACAACTGCATCATGCTGGTCAACGGGAACCCGAAGAATGGGATCACGAAGGGGTACACCAAGACGGACATCCAGAAACTCGAT ATACAGCAGTTTTTGGAGAAAAAGAACGTCTACTCCCACCTGTCCGACGAGTGCAAGAATTCCCACAAGAAAAACGGTTTCGTCAGCAACGGTATCAAACCGGTGCTGATGTGCAACGAGTTCTCCAATTCTCTGGGAGGACTCTCGATAGAAGAggctaaaaattgtctgcagaaCCTGACGAAGATCAACGGCTTCTCTTCCGGACTGGCGAAGAGCTGCTCCGAGAAGAAGTTGGTCGCGGTCGATGGTTCCGGCAATAAAAAGACTGTCAAGAAGGAGAAATCGAAACACATAACCGGCTATCTGAACCTGATGGCCAACATAATCGACAACTTCACTCACGGCCTCGCGATTGGCGGTTCTTTCCTCGTGTCCCTGCGTTTGGGATTGCTCACCACTTTCGCTATACTCATCCACGAGATACCCCACGAGGTCGGGGATTTTGCTATTCTGCTGCGTAGCGGATTCAACCGATGGGATGCTGCGCGGGCGCAGCTTCTCACTGCTTCCGGTGGCATTTTCGGTGCCATGTCTGCGGTACTATTTTCTGGCGGTGAAGTAG GAGCGAAGACAAGTTGGATATTGCCGTTCACGGCGGGTGGTTTTCTGCACATTGGCTTGGTAACCATCCTGCCCGAGTTACTTAAAGAGCCTAATCCCAAGGAATCAATGAAACAACTGTTCTCCTTGCTCTTGGGCATCGCCGTGATGGCATTTTTGACGGTTCTTTGCGACTAG